In one window of Hevea brasiliensis isolate MT/VB/25A 57/8 chromosome 10, ASM3005281v1, whole genome shotgun sequence DNA:
- the LOC110640799 gene encoding NAD(P)H-quinone oxidoreductase subunit O, chloroplastic isoform X2 translates to MAAFSATPLRIYVRCPSPYPQVLRRTHLHFLSIRAVQSAEPEKVGKVTQTKTQDSDSTTNAQPSATAPKKIPKKPVYSMKKGQIVRVDKEKYLNSVNYLSVGHPPYYKGLDYIYEDRGEVLDLRIFETGEHALVAWVGVPTAPAWLPTDMLIKRHSRIA, encoded by the exons ATGGCTGCTTTCTCTGCCACTCCATTAAGAATATATGTCCGATGCCCCTCACCATATCCACAGGTTTTAAGAAGAACCCACCTTCATTTTTTATCCATTAGAGCCGTACAATCTGCAGAACCAGAGAAAGTAGGAAAGGTCACCCAAACTAAAACTCAAGACTCTGACTCCACCACCAATGCTCAACCTTCAGCCACTGCTCCTAAGAAGATTCCCAAGAAACCAGTTTATTCAA TGAAGAAAGGTCAGATTGTGAGGGTTGATAAAGAAAAGTATCTCAACAGTGTAAAT TATTTATCTGTTGGGCATCCACCTTATTACAAAGGCTTAGACTACATTTATGAAGACCGTGGAGAG GTCTTGGACTTGAGAATATTTGAGACAGGGGAGCATGCACTT GTTGCATGGGTTGGGGTCCCAACTGCACCAGCTTGGCTTCCAACTGATATGCTTATCAAG AGGCATAGTCGAATAGCATGA
- the LOC110640785 gene encoding ABC transporter I family member 10 isoform X2 has protein sequence MDLSTVFGVSTRIPCLHSSPRARSNITENVAIEGRNLSFSFATRQGKFFPILKDCSLRVPSGQLWMLLGPNGCGKSTLLKILAGLLQPTSGTLYVTRPKSFVFQNPDHQVVMPTVEADVAFGLGKFILTEDEVRQRVSKALDDVGMSTYMQRPVQTLSGGQKQRVAIAGALAEACKVLLLDELTTFLDQNDQIGVIKAVKNSLVASDEITALWVTHRLEELKYADGAFYMENGRVVKVGDGSSIMDFINAR, from the exons ATGGATCTCTCTACCGTGTTTGGCGTTTCTACTCGTATTCCCTGTCTTCATTCCTCTCCTCGCGCTAG GAGTAATATTACTGAGAATGTTGCCATTGAAGGAAGGAATCTCAGTTTCTCATTCGCAACAAGGCAAGGGAAATTTTTTCCCATTCTGAAGGACTGCTCCCTACGGGTTCCCTCTGGACAACTTTGGATGCTTCTCGGTCCCAATGGTTGTGGAAAGTCCACCCTTTTGAAG ATTTTGGCTGGTCTTTTACAGCCAACCAGTGGAACGTTGTATGTGACAAGGCCTAAAAGCTTTGTTTTCCAAAATCCGGACCATCAG GTTGTGATGCCTACAGTAGAAGCTGATGTGGCATTTGGCCTTGGTAAGTTCATCCTGACTGAGGATGAAGTTAGGCAAAGAGTGTCAAAAGCTCTGGATGATGTGGGCATGTCTACCTACATGCAA AGGCCTGTTCAAACTCTGAGTGGTGGTCAAAAACAAAGGGTTGCCATTGCTGGTGCTCTAGCTGAAGCATGCAAGGTGCTTTTGTTGGATGAGCTCACAACATTCTTGGACCAAAATGATCAG ATTGGGGTGATTAAAGCAGTCAAGAACTCCTTGGTTGCATCTGATGAAATTACAGCTTTATGGGTGACCCATCGATTGGAAGAACTCAAGTATGCTGATGGAGCTTTTTATATGGAAAATGGAAGAGTGGTGAAGGTCGGTGATGGATCAAGCATAATGGATTTCATCAACGCCAG
- the LOC110640799 gene encoding NAD(P)H-quinone oxidoreductase subunit O, chloroplastic isoform X1: MAAFSATPLRIYVRCPSPYPQVLRRTHLHFLSIRAVQSAEPEKVGKVTQTKTQDSDSTTNAQPSATAPKKIPKKPVYSMKKGQIVRVDKEKYLNSVNYLSVGHPPYYKGLDYIYEDRGEVLDLRIFETGEHALVAWVGVPTAPAWLPTDMLIKSEKLDYERL; the protein is encoded by the exons ATGGCTGCTTTCTCTGCCACTCCATTAAGAATATATGTCCGATGCCCCTCACCATATCCACAGGTTTTAAGAAGAACCCACCTTCATTTTTTATCCATTAGAGCCGTACAATCTGCAGAACCAGAGAAAGTAGGAAAGGTCACCCAAACTAAAACTCAAGACTCTGACTCCACCACCAATGCTCAACCTTCAGCCACTGCTCCTAAGAAGATTCCCAAGAAACCAGTTTATTCAA TGAAGAAAGGTCAGATTGTGAGGGTTGATAAAGAAAAGTATCTCAACAGTGTAAAT TATTTATCTGTTGGGCATCCACCTTATTACAAAGGCTTAGACTACATTTATGAAGACCGTGGAGAG GTCTTGGACTTGAGAATATTTGAGACAGGGGAGCATGCACTT GTTGCATGGGTTGGGGTCCCAACTGCACCAGCTTGGCTTCCAACTGATATGCTTATCAAG TCAGAGAAACTCGATTACGAGAGATTGTGA
- the LOC110640785 gene encoding ABC transporter I family member 10 isoform X1, producing MDLSTVFGVSTRIPCLHSSPRARSNITENVAIEGRNLSFSFATRQGKFFPILKDCSLRVPSGQLWMLLGPNGCGKSTLLKILAGLLQPTSGTLYVTRPKSFVFQNPDHQVVMPTVEADVAFGLGKFILTEDEVRQRVSKALDDVGMSTYMQRPVQTLSGGQKQRVAIAGALAEACKVLLLDELTTFLDQNDQIGVIKAVKNSLVASDEITALWVTHRLEELKYADGAFYMENGRVVKVGDGSSIMDFINARQASYFNQTNS from the exons ATGGATCTCTCTACCGTGTTTGGCGTTTCTACTCGTATTCCCTGTCTTCATTCCTCTCCTCGCGCTAG GAGTAATATTACTGAGAATGTTGCCATTGAAGGAAGGAATCTCAGTTTCTCATTCGCAACAAGGCAAGGGAAATTTTTTCCCATTCTGAAGGACTGCTCCCTACGGGTTCCCTCTGGACAACTTTGGATGCTTCTCGGTCCCAATGGTTGTGGAAAGTCCACCCTTTTGAAG ATTTTGGCTGGTCTTTTACAGCCAACCAGTGGAACGTTGTATGTGACAAGGCCTAAAAGCTTTGTTTTCCAAAATCCGGACCATCAG GTTGTGATGCCTACAGTAGAAGCTGATGTGGCATTTGGCCTTGGTAAGTTCATCCTGACTGAGGATGAAGTTAGGCAAAGAGTGTCAAAAGCTCTGGATGATGTGGGCATGTCTACCTACATGCAA AGGCCTGTTCAAACTCTGAGTGGTGGTCAAAAACAAAGGGTTGCCATTGCTGGTGCTCTAGCTGAAGCATGCAAGGTGCTTTTGTTGGATGAGCTCACAACATTCTTGGACCAAAATGATCAG ATTGGGGTGATTAAAGCAGTCAAGAACTCCTTGGTTGCATCTGATGAAATTACAGCTTTATGGGTGACCCATCGATTGGAAGAACTCAAGTATGCTGATGGAGCTTTTTATATGGAAAATGGAAGAGTGGTGAAGGTCGGTGATGGATCAAGCATAATGGATTTCATCAACGCCAGGCAAGCCTCTTACTTCAACCAAACTAATTCTTGA
- the LOC110640785 gene encoding ABC transporter I family member 10 isoform X3, translated as MDLSTVFGVSTRIPCLHSSPRARSNITENVAIEGRNLSFSFATRQGKFFPILKDCSLRVPSGQLWMLLGPNGCGKSTLLKVVMPTVEADVAFGLGKFILTEDEVRQRVSKALDDVGMSTYMQRPVQTLSGGQKQRVAIAGALAEACKVLLLDELTTFLDQNDQIGVIKAVKNSLVASDEITALWVTHRLEELKYADGAFYMENGRVVKVGDGSSIMDFINARQASYFNQTNS; from the exons ATGGATCTCTCTACCGTGTTTGGCGTTTCTACTCGTATTCCCTGTCTTCATTCCTCTCCTCGCGCTAG GAGTAATATTACTGAGAATGTTGCCATTGAAGGAAGGAATCTCAGTTTCTCATTCGCAACAAGGCAAGGGAAATTTTTTCCCATTCTGAAGGACTGCTCCCTACGGGTTCCCTCTGGACAACTTTGGATGCTTCTCGGTCCCAATGGTTGTGGAAAGTCCACCCTTTTGAAG GTTGTGATGCCTACAGTAGAAGCTGATGTGGCATTTGGCCTTGGTAAGTTCATCCTGACTGAGGATGAAGTTAGGCAAAGAGTGTCAAAAGCTCTGGATGATGTGGGCATGTCTACCTACATGCAA AGGCCTGTTCAAACTCTGAGTGGTGGTCAAAAACAAAGGGTTGCCATTGCTGGTGCTCTAGCTGAAGCATGCAAGGTGCTTTTGTTGGATGAGCTCACAACATTCTTGGACCAAAATGATCAG ATTGGGGTGATTAAAGCAGTCAAGAACTCCTTGGTTGCATCTGATGAAATTACAGCTTTATGGGTGACCCATCGATTGGAAGAACTCAAGTATGCTGATGGAGCTTTTTATATGGAAAATGGAAGAGTGGTGAAGGTCGGTGATGGATCAAGCATAATGGATTTCATCAACGCCAGGCAAGCCTCTTACTTCAACCAAACTAATTCTTGA